One genomic segment of Stigmatopora argus isolate UIUO_Sarg chromosome 1, RoL_Sarg_1.0, whole genome shotgun sequence includes these proteins:
- the slitrk6 gene encoding SLIT and NTRK-like protein 6, with translation MSPCVLFISLFLKAVQSQDSHPLQPSASISESCDSLCSCEAKDGVFYMNCEQRNISSLGQIQVLSNVPFHLNLYKNDLVELRAEEMEALKNALSIHVGGNSIQELEPGVFGALGSLKKLHINRNFLVTLKEDTFQGLGNLEFLQADTNFIRVIEPGAFNKLIRLKVLILNDNSIEFLPNNVFRFVPLTHLDLRGNKLQTLPYVGFLEHIGRIMELLLEDNDWVCDCDILHLKIWMENMRGQSAIGEVVCSAPHNFKGTMLAKVKREVLCPSHADINLEEPSKSLDMVVTPSSKGAQVPKLTDAKDDNEGKPPTPSQVPGSPCVEHCSCHNYPSAGFLMHCQDRGIQKVSDIGVAPQSPTKLVMTGNMIQKLYRYDFVTYDGLELLNLANNRIEYIDNETFLSLSSLKKLHLNGNRIEKLHPTMFVGLHNLQYLYLEYNLIKDIAPGAFNPLPNLNLLSLNNNLLSSLPAQIFRNAPLTKLNLRKNLFTHLPVSNVLDQLHSLEQIYLEDNPWDCSCDLFSLKQWLEKLRKDTVVGSVLCHTPKKATQSDLRNLRHEALCTGLGTHSLDGEESATATLGPDGAGRGLLASLTDTVPLSVLILSLLVFVLTIIFCSAGLVVFVVHRRRRRAKRKVGGEHPRETSTSSPIHLHYSMYGQKTTHHTLTQRPGSAGLYEERSRSPVVQICRNPTYCSQHKDHDSDLDYGQDGPGSKNHVCRSIMEKENTSPLTGNPGSKSQPGERPAEFVTLGDPNSLYRNILEREKELQQLGITEYLRKNMAHLQPTVERQVPGHQEELKLMETIMYSRPRKVMLEQTKNEYFELKANLHSEPDYLEIVEHPPAYN, from the coding sequence ATGTCGCCCTGCGTGCTTTTCATCAGCCTGTTTTTAAAAGCAGTCCAGTCTCAAGATTCGCATCCCTTGCAACCTTCCGCCTCCATCAGCGAGTCGTGCGACTCCTTGTGCTCCTGTGAGGCCAAGGACGGCGTTTTCTACATGAACTGCGAGCAGAGAAACATCAGTTCCCTGGGTCAAATCCAAGTCCTGTCCAACGTGCCCTTCCATTTGAACCTTTACAAAAACGACCTGGTCGAGCTTCGCGCCGAAGAAATGGAAGCGCTCAAGAACGCCCTTTCCATCCACGTCGGAGGCAACAGCATACAAGAGTTAGAACCGGGGGTGTTCGGCGCCCTGGGTTCGCTGAAAAAACTCCACATCAATCGAAATTTCCTCGTCACCCTCAAGGAGGACACCTTTCAAGGCCTGGGCAATTTGGAGTTTCTTCAAGCGGACACCAATTTTATCCGGGTCATCGAACCGGGGGCCTTCAACAAGCTGATCCGGCTCAAGGTCCTGATCCTCAACGACAATTCCATCGAGTTTTTGCCAAATAACGTTTTTCGTTTCGTGCCTCTCACCCACCTGGACCTTCGCGGGAACAAACTGCAGACGCTGCCTTACGTGGGCTTTTTGGAACACATTGGGCGGATTATGGAACTGCTCTTGGAGGACAACGACTGGGTGTGCGACTGCGATATTTTGCACCTGAAAATCTGGATGGAGAATATGAGGGGGCAGTCTGCTATCGGGGAGGTGGTCTGCAGCGCCCCGCACAATTTCAAGGGAACCATGCTGGCCAAAGTCAAGCGAGAAGTCCTGTGCCCGTCCCACGCCGACATCAATTTGGAAGAACCCTCAAAGTCACTGGATATGGTGGTCACGCCGTCCTCTAAGGGGGCGCAGGTTCCCAAGTTGACCGACGCCAAAGACGACAACGAAGGCAAGCCACCGACTCCGTCTCAGGTTCCGGGTAGCCCTTGTGTGGAACATTGTTCGTGTCACAATTACCCCTCGGCGGGGTTTTTGATGCATTGTCAAGACCGAGGAATTCAAAAGGTCTCGGATATCGGAGTGGCTCCTCAAAGCCCCACTAAATTGGTCATGACGGGAAATATGATTCAGAAACTCTACAGGTACGACTTTGTTACCTACGACGGCTTGGAACTGCTCAACTTGGCGAACAATAGAATCGAGTACATCGACAACGAGACTTTTCTCAGCCTGAGCAGTTTGAAGAAGCTGCATTTGAACGGCAACCGGATTGAGAAACTGCACCCCACCATGTTTGTGGGTCTGCAcaatctccagtatttgtaccTGGAATATAACCTGATCAAGGACATCGCTCCAGGCGCTTTTAATCCCCTGCCAAACCTTAATCTGCTGTCGTTAAACAACAACCTGCTCAGCTCCCTTCCCGCGCAGATATTTCGCAATGCGCCTCTCACCAAATTGAATCTGAGGAAAAATCTGTTCACGCACCTGCCGGTGAGCAACGTGCTCGATCAACTCCACTCGTTAGAGCAGATTTATTTAGAAGACAACCCTTGGGACTGCAGCTGCGACTTGTTTAGCCTCAAACAGTGGCTGGAAAAACTGAGAAAGGACACCGTGGTGGGCTCCGTCCTGTGCCACACGCCTAAAAAGGCCACGCAGTCTGATCTCAGGAACCTGCGTCACGAAGCGCTCTGCACGGGTTTGGGGACCCACTCTTTGGACGGGGAGGAGAGCGCCACCGCCACGCTGGGCCCCGACGGCGCCGGCAGAGGCCTGCTGGCCTCGCTGACGGACACCGTTCCGCTCTCCGTGCTAATCCTGAGCCTTCTGGTTTTCGTCCTGACCATCATCTTCTGCTCGGCCGGCCTGGTGGTCTTCGTGGTGCACCGACGGCGCCGCCGGGCCAAGAGGAAAGTGGGAGGCGAGCACCCCAGGGAGACTAGCACCAGCAGCCCCATCCACTTGCATTACAGCATGTACGGGCAGAAAACCACGCACCACACCCTGACGCAACGACCCGGCTCGGCCGGCCTGTACGAGGAGAGATCGCGTAGTCCCGTGGTGCAGATCTGCCGCAACCCCACGTACTGCTCTCAGCACAAAGATCACGACAGCGATCTGGATTACGGTCAGGACGGTCCCGGCTCCAAGAATCATGTCTGCCGGAGCATCATGGAGAAAGAGAACACCTCCCCGCTTACCGGGAACCCCGGCTCCAAGTCCCAACCAGGTGAACGCCCTGCCGAATTCGTCACGCTGGGAGACCCCAACTCCTTGTACAGGAACATTCTGGAGCGGGAGAAGGAGCTGCAGCAGCTAGGAATTACGGAATACCTCCGAAAAAACATGGCCCATCTTCAGCCCACCGTGGAAAGGCAAGTCCCGGGGCACCAGGAGGAGTTAAAGCTAATGGAGACAATTATGTACTCGCGGCCGCGCAAGGTCATGCTCGAGCAGACTAAGAACGAGTACTTTGAACTCAAAGCCAATTTACATAGCGAGCCAGACTACTTGGAGATTGTGGAGCATCCGCCGGCGTATAACTGA